One part of the Anopheles coustani chromosome 2, idAnoCousDA_361_x.2, whole genome shotgun sequence genome encodes these proteins:
- the LOC131264669 gene encoding uncharacterized protein LOC131264669, translating into MNVVFLYGYVIASVSAVISMIYFGLYNFTQQRNLRLILDSTVFRQIYERRRSHPSPHKYANRHRSKLITRRLLNKINQLKPRIHLPSEVPRWKLICTPTGEVRAIPLAPCNEAK; encoded by the exons ATGAATGTCGTTTTTCTATACGGTTACGTGATTGCCAGTGTAAGTGCGGTCATTTCGATGATTTACTTCGGTTTATACAACTTTACTCAGCAGCGAAATTTGCGCCTCATTCTGGACAGTACGGTTTTTCGGCAGATTTACGAACG TCGAAGAAGTCACCCATCCCCGCACAAGTACGCCAACAGGCACCGCTCGAAACTGATCACTCGTCGGCTGCTGAACAAGATCAATCAACTCAAACCCCGGATTCATCTGCCCTCGGAAGTGCCACGATGGAAGCTGATCTGCACGCCAACCGGTGAAGTGCGGGCCATCCCTTTGGCACCCTGCAACGAAGCCAAGTGA
- the LOC131263325 gene encoding G-protein coupled receptor 52 produces MLISPVSVSGVTMHGLSHLQTGSTLEALTQATIIFILAVAIVISNLIVVATYLNFKGPHEVINYYLLSLAVADLLCGLFIVSLSVYPAFYGDWVYSNVLCRMVGYLEVTLWSISVYTFMWISVDRYLAVRKPLRYETIQTKTRCQCWMAFTWISAAMLCSPPLLGYNRADYNKVTHICMLEWGTIEAYSATLAILVLGPSVISIVYNYGYIFTMMRKVRSGAPIHDKEYATALAENLANPSHCMSFALVFSFWISWTPFIGLRIYELVSGDTIDNPLLHFAAVWIGILNSFWKIIIMTTMSQQFRLLVRLLFLTICCKTKGRQQAELIGLETDD; encoded by the exons ATGCTTATCTCGCCCGTCTCTGTTTCAGGAGTTACGATGCATGGGCTGAGTCACCTGCAAACCGGCTCAACCCTGGAGGCGCTAACGCAGGCCACGATCATCTTCATCCTAGCGGTCGCCATTGTCATCTCGAACCTCATCGTAGTAGCCACATATCTTAACTTTAAGG GTCCCCATGAGGTCATAAACTACTACCTGCTGTCGCTGGCGGTCGCCGACTTGCTATGTGGCCTGTTCATCGTCTCGCTGTCGGTTTATCCGGCATTCTATGGCGACTGGGTGTACAGCAATGTGCTTTGCCGAATGGTGGGCTACCTAGAGGTGACCCTGTGGTCCATCTCGGTCTACACCTTCATGTGGATCTCGGTCGATCGATACCTGGCCGTGCGGAAACCGCTACGCTACGAAACGATCCAAACCAAAACCAG ATGCCAATGCTGGATGGCGTTCACGTGGATCTCGGCAGCCATGCTGTGCAGCCCCCCGCTCCTTGGGTACAACAGGGCTGACTACAACAAAGTGACCCACATCTGTATGCTCGAGTGGGGCACCATAGAGGCTTATAGCGCAACGCTGGCAATCCTGGTCCTGGGGCCGAGTGTCATCTCGATCGTGTACAACTACGGCTACATCTTCACGATGATGCGCAAAGTGCGATCGGGGGCACCGATCCACGATAAGGAGTACGCCACGGCGCTGGCAGAGAACCTAGCGAACCCCAGTCACTGCATGTCGTTCGCATTGGTGTTTTCCTTCTGGATTTCGTGGACCCCGTTCATCGGGCTACGCATCTACGAGCTCGTCAGCGGCGACACGATCGACAATCCGCTGCTGCACTTTGCCGCCGTCTGGATCGGCATCCTCAACTCGTTCTGGAAGATCATCATCATGACGACCATGTCGCAGCAGTTCCGGCTGCTCGTGCGGCTCCTGTTCCTCACCATCTGCTGCAAGACGAAGGGCCGTCAGCAGGCTGAGTTGATTGGGCTCGAAACGGATGACTAA